One genomic window of Magnolia sinica isolate HGM2019 chromosome 3, MsV1, whole genome shotgun sequence includes the following:
- the LOC131241146 gene encoding protein CUP-SHAPED COTYLEDON 2-like, translating into MEIFNNVNVAEAQLPPGYRFHPTDEELITYYLIKKVIDSSFTGRAIAEVDLNKCEPWELPKKAKMGEKEWYFFSLRDRKYPTGLRTNRATEAGYWKATGKDREIYSSRTGSLVGMKKTLVFYKGRAPKGEKSNWVMHEYRLEGKFSYHYLSRSSKDEWVVSRVFQKTGTGSGKKAARLFSAGTYSDVGSPSSSSLPQLLDSSPYGPAAAAAATDRDSCSYESESAREHVPCFSTTVAAPAGFEHQPFVPPSIITDPIARLGRAGSGPVFPSLRSLQENLQLPFFFSSVAPQMPPQAMVSGERNEIVGGCSLAGNWPESSEQKVERSRQQVQVGSTELDCLWTY; encoded by the exons ATGGAAATCTTCAACAACGTCAATGTTGCGGAAGCGCAGCTTCCACCCGGTTACCGATTCCATCCCACTGATGAAGAGCTTATAACATACTATCTCATTAAGAAGGTCATCGACAGCAGCTTCACGGGCCGAGCGATTGCAGAAGTAGACCTGAACAAATGCGAGCCATGGGAACTTCCAA AGAAAGCAAAGATGGGAGAAAAGGAATGGTATTTCTTTAGCCTCCGGGATAGGAAGTATCCAACCGGGCTTCGAACGAACAGAGCGACGGAAGCTGGGTACTGGAAAGCTACTGGAAAAGATAGAGAGATTTATAGCTCAAGGACAGGATCGCTTGTGGGGATGAAGAAGACTCTGGTTTTCTACAAAGGGAGAGCTCCAAAAGGAGAAAAGAGTAATTGGGTCATGCATGAATATCGCCTAGAAGGGAAATTCTCATATCACTATCTCTCTAGATCATCCAAG GATGAGTGGGTTGTCTCGAGGGTCTTCCAGAAGACCGGCACCGGAAGTGGGAAGAAGGCGGCCCGCCTCTTCAGTGCTGGGACCTACTCCGACGTTGGATCTCCATCATCGTCGTCCCTTCCCCAGCTGCTCGATTCCTCTCCATATGGGCCGGCGGCGGCAGCAGCCGCCACCGACAGAGACAGCTGCTCCTACGAGAGCGAGAGCGCGAGGGAGCACGTACCCTGCTTCTCCACCACCGTCGCTGCCCCTGCGGGCTTCGAACACCAGCCGTTCGTCCCACCGTCGATCATCACTGATCCGATCGCCCGCCTTGGGAGGGCTGGAAGTGGGCCGGTGTTCCCGAGCCTGCGGTCGCTGCAGGAGAATCTACAGCTGCCATTCTTTTTCTCGTCTGTGGCGCCGCAGATGCCGCCCCAGGCGATGGTGTCAGGGGAACGGAATGAGATCGTGGGTGGCTGCAGTTTGGCTGGGAACTGGCCGGAGTCATCGGAGCAGAAGGTGGAGAGGAGCAGGCAGCAGGTGCAGGTGGGGAGCACCGAGTTGGACTGCCTGTGGACGTACTGA